In Persicimonas caeni, a single window of DNA contains:
- a CDS encoding YfaP family protein produces the protein MTSCRLIFPLFASLTLLALSGCVDLGEVTCESDNDCRFGRVCSTAGQCTWTAPPTQTPIEEDAGPVDAGPHDAGPGPDTTPIEPPDAVSDVSTPPDTTPTPDTTPGPDTTPQPDVGNEPDTSLPDTSVPDAATPNCPTAVARARGEHESDWQITGLAVAPLETVSLDATSSSGDITRYEWTLVSRPSGSTTRLVPSNTVEQPTLFLDLAGWYELELRVIYDDGDVVCDARDEIRIRAIPNEDVHIELTWDTPADADQTDGSGTDFDLHYLHPNGQWNNYPWDIFWENPRGDWGVQGDSWDDPSLDLDDTNGAGPENITHSGLENLTYNIGAYYYASGTLGASYATLRVYIDGLLAFEFADKYLDHDELFWHVAQLTWPSGQIMAVDQVYDGFPTAP, from the coding sequence ATGACGTCGTGTCGTCTCATCTTTCCGCTCTTCGCCTCGTTGACACTGCTCGCTCTGTCCGGCTGCGTCGACCTCGGCGAGGTCACCTGCGAGAGTGACAATGACTGCCGATTCGGCCGCGTCTGCTCGACGGCCGGCCAGTGCACGTGGACAGCTCCGCCGACCCAAACTCCCATCGAAGAAGACGCCGGACCTGTTGATGCCGGCCCCCATGACGCCGGTCCCGGTCCCGATACGACTCCGATCGAGCCCCCGGACGCCGTCTCCGACGTGTCCACGCCTCCGGACACCACGCCAACCCCCGACACGACGCCTGGCCCTGACACCACGCCGCAGCCGGACGTGGGCAACGAGCCGGATACGTCGCTCCCCGACACGTCCGTCCCGGACGCCGCGACGCCTAATTGCCCGACGGCCGTAGCGCGCGCCCGAGGCGAGCACGAGTCGGACTGGCAGATCACCGGGCTCGCAGTAGCGCCCCTCGAAACAGTCTCGCTCGACGCGACCAGCAGCAGCGGAGACATCACTCGGTACGAATGGACACTCGTATCGCGCCCCAGCGGCTCGACGACGCGGTTGGTGCCGAGCAACACCGTCGAGCAACCGACCCTCTTCCTCGACCTGGCGGGCTGGTATGAACTCGAGCTGCGCGTGATCTATGACGACGGCGACGTCGTGTGTGACGCGCGCGACGAGATTCGCATCCGCGCCATACCGAATGAAGACGTACACATCGAGCTGACCTGGGACACCCCGGCCGATGCCGACCAGACTGACGGCAGCGGCACCGACTTCGACCTGCACTACCTGCACCCCAACGGGCAGTGGAACAACTACCCGTGGGATATCTTCTGGGAGAACCCCAGAGGCGATTGGGGCGTGCAAGGCGACTCGTGGGACGATCCGAGCCTCGATCTCGACGACACCAATGGCGCCGGGCCCGAGAATATCACCCACTCCGGGCTCGAGAACCTCACCTACAATATCGGCGCTTATTACTACGCCTCCGGGACGTTGGGCGCCTCGTACGCCACGCTGCGCGTCTACATCGACGGCCTGCTGGCGTTCGAATTCGCCGACAAGTACTTGGACCACGACGAACTCTTCTGGCACGTCGCGCAGTTGACGTGGCCTTCGGGGCAGATAATGGCGGTCGACCAGGTGTATGACGGGTTTCCGACGGCGCCGTAA
- the metH gene encoding methionine synthase has translation MSTTRDNTHKLEELLQQRILVLDGAMGTMIQRHELTEEDFRGERFAEHSCELQGNNDLLVLTQPDIIEEIHTQYLEAGADIIETNTFSAQRVSMADYDVEDLVYEMNVEAAKVARRAADKVSEQTPDKPRFVAGSMGPTNKTLSLSPDVTDPTYRAISFDELEDAYVEQVRGLIDGGVDLLLIETIFDTLNAKAAVTAIQKVFAEKGVELPLIISVTITDQSGRTLSGQTIEAFWISIEHANPLLVGINCALGPKEMRPHMEALSDIASTYTSCYPNAGLPNEFGEYDESPAEMAEVLREYMAEGWINVVGGCCGTTPDHIAAFAEAAPDYAPREVPEPIPYTHYAGLEPLIVRPDANFVMIGERTNVAGSRRFRRLIKNGEFEEAVAVARGQVEGGANVIDINMDEGLLDSEEAMETFLNIIATEPDIARVPIMIDSSKFSVLEQGLKCVQGKAIVNSLSLKEGEEAFKEQARRVRQFGAAVVVMGFDEEGQATNVERRVDIAKRAYRILTEECGFDGHDILFDPNILTVATGMDEHNEYGVNFIEAVRRIKELFPETKTTGGVSNVSFSFRGNNVVREAIHAAFLYHAIDAGLDSGIVNAGQLTVYDDVEPELLERVEDVLFNRRPDATDRLVEYSEKFKGQTTDRTQVLEWREGSVEERLRHALVHGVDKFIEEDVEEARQQYDEPLDIIEGPLMAGMNVVGDLFGAGKMFLPQVVKSARAMKKAVAVLLPYMEDEQGETREAGTVLLATVKGDVHDIGKNIVGVVLGCNNYRVVDLGVMVAADKILQAAQDEGADFVGLSGLITPSLDEMVHVAKEMQRLEMDVPLLIGGATTSRRHTAVKIAPVYDHPVVHVQDASRVTNVVGSLLNPAKRDEFIQENQSFQERDRALHTGKGGRNLVSLDEARQNRFEVDWREEDIATPAFTGVRTVEKMSLETLADYIDWTPFFFSWELRYPYPQIFEHDDYGEAAKELFENAQRMLADIIENEWLQANGVYGIFPANADGDDILLYTDESRTDVLERLCMLRQQRKPRGEKQKNMCLSDFVAPVDSGLDDYVGAFAVTGGLGIDELVARFDAEHDDYKKIMAKVLSDRLAEAFAEYLHEKVREELGYGKDEELSNEELIAEEYRGIRPAPGYPACPDHTEKGKLWELLDVDERAGIDLTDSYAMHPGGSVSGWYISHPDARYFNVGLLKKDQVEDYAARKGMSVEEAERWLAPNLGYEPE, from the coding sequence ATGAGCACCACCCGCGACAATACCCACAAACTCGAAGAGCTCCTGCAACAACGTATCCTCGTGCTCGACGGCGCGATGGGCACCATGATCCAGCGCCACGAGTTGACCGAGGAGGATTTTCGCGGCGAGCGCTTTGCCGAGCATTCGTGTGAGCTGCAGGGCAACAACGACCTGCTCGTGCTCACCCAGCCCGACATCATCGAGGAGATTCACACCCAGTACCTGGAGGCGGGCGCGGACATCATCGAGACGAACACCTTCAGCGCCCAGCGCGTCTCGATGGCCGACTACGACGTCGAGGACCTCGTCTACGAGATGAACGTCGAGGCGGCCAAGGTCGCCCGGCGCGCGGCCGACAAGGTCAGCGAGCAGACGCCCGACAAGCCGCGCTTTGTCGCCGGCTCCATGGGCCCGACGAACAAGACTCTGAGCCTGTCGCCCGACGTGACCGACCCGACCTACCGGGCGATTTCGTTCGACGAGCTCGAGGACGCCTACGTCGAGCAGGTGCGCGGGCTCATCGACGGCGGCGTCGACCTGCTGCTCATCGAGACGATCTTCGACACCCTCAACGCCAAGGCGGCGGTCACCGCCATCCAGAAGGTCTTCGCCGAGAAGGGCGTCGAGCTCCCGCTGATCATCTCGGTGACGATCACGGACCAGAGCGGGCGCACGCTCTCCGGGCAGACCATCGAGGCGTTCTGGATCTCCATCGAGCACGCCAACCCCTTGCTGGTGGGCATCAACTGCGCGCTCGGCCCCAAGGAGATGCGCCCGCACATGGAGGCGTTGAGCGACATCGCCTCGACCTACACCTCCTGCTACCCCAACGCCGGCTTGCCCAACGAATTCGGCGAGTACGACGAGAGCCCGGCCGAGATGGCCGAGGTCCTGCGTGAGTACATGGCCGAGGGCTGGATCAACGTCGTCGGCGGCTGCTGCGGCACCACCCCCGACCACATCGCCGCCTTCGCCGAAGCCGCGCCCGACTACGCCCCGCGCGAGGTCCCCGAGCCGATTCCGTACACCCACTACGCCGGCTTGGAGCCGCTGATCGTGCGCCCCGACGCCAACTTCGTGATGATCGGCGAGCGCACCAACGTCGCCGGCTCGCGCCGGTTTCGCCGGCTCATCAAGAACGGGGAGTTCGAGGAGGCCGTCGCCGTCGCCCGCGGGCAGGTCGAGGGCGGCGCCAACGTCATCGACATCAACATGGACGAGGGCCTGCTCGACTCCGAGGAGGCGATGGAGACCTTCCTCAACATCATCGCCACCGAGCCCGACATCGCCCGCGTGCCCATCATGATCGACAGCTCGAAGTTCTCGGTGCTCGAGCAGGGGCTCAAGTGCGTGCAGGGCAAGGCGATCGTCAACTCGCTGAGCCTCAAAGAGGGCGAAGAGGCCTTCAAAGAGCAAGCCCGCAGAGTGCGCCAATTCGGCGCGGCGGTCGTGGTCATGGGCTTCGACGAGGAGGGCCAGGCCACCAACGTCGAGCGCCGCGTCGACATCGCCAAGCGCGCCTACCGCATCCTCACCGAAGAGTGCGGCTTCGACGGCCACGACATCCTCTTCGACCCGAATATCCTGACGGTCGCCACCGGCATGGACGAGCACAACGAGTACGGCGTCAACTTCATCGAGGCGGTGCGCCGCATCAAAGAGCTCTTCCCCGAGACCAAGACCACCGGCGGGGTGAGCAACGTGTCGTTCTCGTTTCGCGGCAACAACGTGGTGCGCGAGGCGATTCACGCCGCATTTTTGTACCACGCCATCGACGCCGGACTGGACAGCGGCATCGTCAACGCCGGCCAGCTCACCGTCTACGACGACGTCGAGCCCGAGCTGTTGGAGCGCGTCGAGGACGTCCTCTTCAACCGCCGCCCCGACGCCACCGACCGCCTCGTCGAGTACTCCGAGAAGTTCAAGGGCCAGACCACCGACCGCACCCAGGTGCTCGAGTGGCGCGAGGGCAGCGTCGAAGAGCGGCTTCGCCACGCGCTCGTGCACGGCGTCGACAAGTTCATCGAAGAGGACGTCGAAGAGGCTCGCCAGCAGTACGACGAGCCGCTCGACATCATCGAGGGGCCGCTGATGGCCGGCATGAACGTCGTCGGCGACCTGTTCGGCGCCGGCAAGATGTTCTTGCCCCAGGTCGTCAAGAGCGCCCGCGCCATGAAGAAGGCCGTCGCCGTGCTCCTTCCGTACATGGAAGACGAGCAGGGCGAGACCCGCGAGGCGGGCACCGTGCTGCTCGCCACGGTCAAAGGCGACGTGCACGATATCGGCAAGAATATCGTCGGGGTCGTCCTCGGCTGTAACAACTACCGCGTGGTCGATCTGGGCGTGATGGTCGCCGCCGACAAGATCTTGCAGGCCGCCCAGGACGAAGGCGCCGACTTTGTGGGCCTGAGCGGGCTCATCACCCCCTCGCTCGACGAGATGGTCCACGTCGCCAAGGAGATGCAGCGCCTCGAGATGGACGTGCCGTTGCTCATCGGCGGCGCGACCACCAGCCGCCGACACACCGCGGTCAAGATCGCGCCGGTCTACGACCACCCCGTCGTCCACGTCCAGGACGCCTCGCGGGTGACCAACGTGGTCGGCTCGCTGCTCAACCCGGCCAAGCGCGACGAGTTCATCCAAGAGAACCAGTCCTTCCAGGAGCGCGACCGCGCGCTGCACACAGGCAAGGGCGGGCGCAACCTCGTCTCACTCGACGAGGCCCGCCAGAACCGCTTCGAGGTCGACTGGCGCGAGGAGGACATCGCCACGCCCGCGTTCACCGGCGTGCGCACCGTCGAGAAGATGTCGCTCGAAACACTCGCCGACTACATCGACTGGACCCCGTTCTTCTTCTCCTGGGAGCTCCGCTACCCGTACCCGCAGATCTTCGAGCACGACGACTACGGAGAGGCCGCCAAGGAGCTCTTCGAGAACGCCCAGCGCATGCTCGCCGACATCATCGAGAATGAGTGGCTGCAGGCCAACGGTGTCTACGGCATCTTCCCGGCCAACGCCGACGGCGACGACATCCTGCTGTACACCGACGAGTCGCGCACCGACGTGCTCGAGCGGCTGTGCATGCTTCGCCAGCAGCGAAAGCCGCGCGGCGAGAAGCAAAAGAATATGTGCCTGTCCGATTTCGTCGCCCCGGTCGACTCGGGCCTCGACGACTACGTGGGCGCGTTCGCCGTGACCGGGGGCTTGGGCATCGACGAGCTCGTCGCCCGCTTCGACGCCGAGCACGACGACTACAAAAAGATCATGGCCAAAGTCTTGTCCGATCGACTCGCCGAGGCCTTCGCCGAATACCTGCACGAAAAGGTCCGCGAGGAGCTCGGCTACGGCAAAGACGAGGAGCTCTCGAACGAAGAGCTCATCGCCGAAGAGTACCGCGGCATCCGCCCTGCGCCGGGCTACCCCGCCTGCCCCGACCACACCGAAAAGGGCAAGCTGTGGGAGCTACTCGACGTCGACGAGCGCGCAGGCATCGACCTCACTGACAGCTACGCGATGCACCCGGGTGGGTCGGTCTCGGGCTGGTACATCTCGCACCCCGACGCGCGCTACTTCAACGTCGGGCTCCTCAAGAAGGACCAGGTCGAGGACTACGCCGCGCGCAAAGGAATGTCGGTCGAAGAGGCCGAGCGGTGGCTCGCGCCGAATCTCGGCTACGAGCCCGAGTAA
- a CDS encoding NifU family protein, translating to MRRQIQKVINDEINPMVAGHGGEIAMVDYFEKNLYIQMSGGCQGCAASTATLKQGIERILREHFGDDINEIIDVTDHSSGDNPYYTDSAASPFG from the coding sequence ATGCGCCGCCAAATCCAGAAAGTTATCAACGACGAGATCAATCCGATGGTCGCCGGGCACGGCGGCGAGATCGCGATGGTCGATTATTTCGAGAAGAATCTGTACATCCAGATGAGCGGCGGCTGCCAAGGCTGCGCCGCGTCGACCGCCACCCTCAAGCAGGGCATCGAGCGCATCTTGCGCGAGCATTTCGGCGACGACATCAACGAGATCATCGACGTGACCGACCACAGCTCGGGCGATAACCCGTATTACACCGACTCGGCAGCCAGCCCGTTTGGTTGA
- a CDS encoding M1 family metallopeptidase codes for MKRIALILCSATLITTGCATPPETGEKAVDTKMAAAQIEPFDGDERLSDTAVPTHYRLSLELDPAEETFSGTASITVELAEATDRIDLHAKDLDIERVWVNVGKAKYEAKVVEGKNGGVTVALDEPIGPSKLQAKTALVFEYTAPLDEKPHGLYRVKDGDDWYAFTQFQPLSAREAFPSFDEPRFKTPFDVRITVPDGQKAFANTPTSSVTEEGDRVVYDYASTEPLPTYLVAFAAGPLEVLEAPKDAIPGVPLRVITTKGKSKLAKYALDVAPALLKAQTDYFGMELPYAKIDMVAVPNFWAGAMENVGLVTFRERLLLVDPDNATPGDKYALQSVMAHEFAHMWFGNYVTPAWWNDIWLNEAFATWMATRTLAEVAPELEPRIDAVKGSLRVMSADALAHARAIRQPIRDGGDVMNAFDGITYTKGRAVLQMFESWLGEEDFRDGVRAHLEANAHGNGTTKELLSAWQEVSGKPVEQTIRQFLDQPGTPLVELDYKCEAGKTTVQLEQSRYLPAGSTADHGEPWHIPMCIKYEADGKVVRTCEVLDAPKKTLTLAGDTCPAWIHPNADEAGYYHWKLPGDHFVALAKDYRDALSMPEKVALLPHAKALVEAHGLAYGDYLKLVEHMAREDHRVIVGQVIDALYGIDEHAVDETNRAQFTAWAKKIIDPHVNRLGFAPKDGEPAEDGLLRPKVIRAAADLANDTKVIEQAKGVAKEYLQDPTSVSIPQAKLALRIAAWSGDEALWKKLRAAITKAPTPSARVATIGALGSFRSPELVKQSLELLLTDAIRSQDAWTLMGPTLGEPETREVAWSWLEQNYDALVEKVGAKSATSLPWVGSAFCSKARKDQVEAFFSKEERKVKGMERNLGQALESIDRCVRYREYMAEDARAFLEDI; via the coding sequence ATGAAACGTATTGCATTGATCCTGTGCAGCGCCACCTTGATCACGACCGGTTGCGCCACGCCCCCTGAAACGGGCGAAAAGGCCGTCGACACCAAGATGGCCGCTGCTCAAATCGAACCCTTCGACGGCGACGAGCGCCTTTCCGACACGGCCGTGCCGACGCACTACCGGCTCAGCCTCGAGCTCGACCCGGCCGAGGAGACCTTCTCGGGCACCGCCTCGATCACCGTCGAGTTGGCCGAGGCGACTGACCGGATCGATCTGCACGCCAAAGACCTCGACATCGAGCGCGTGTGGGTCAACGTGGGCAAGGCGAAATACGAAGCGAAGGTCGTCGAGGGCAAAAACGGCGGGGTGACCGTCGCTCTCGACGAGCCCATCGGGCCGTCGAAGCTGCAGGCGAAGACAGCGCTGGTCTTCGAGTACACCGCTCCGCTCGACGAGAAGCCCCACGGGCTCTACCGCGTCAAAGACGGCGACGACTGGTATGCGTTTACCCAATTCCAGCCGCTGTCGGCGCGCGAGGCGTTTCCGTCCTTCGACGAGCCGCGCTTCAAGACACCGTTCGACGTGCGCATCACGGTGCCCGACGGCCAAAAAGCCTTCGCCAACACGCCGACCTCGAGCGTAACCGAAGAGGGCGACCGGGTCGTCTACGATTACGCGTCGACCGAGCCGCTGCCGACCTACCTGGTCGCGTTCGCCGCAGGCCCCCTCGAGGTCCTCGAGGCCCCCAAAGACGCCATTCCGGGCGTGCCGCTTCGGGTCATCACCACCAAAGGCAAGTCCAAGCTCGCCAAGTACGCGCTCGACGTCGCGCCCGCTCTGTTGAAGGCGCAGACCGACTACTTCGGCATGGAGCTTCCCTACGCCAAGATCGACATGGTCGCCGTGCCCAACTTCTGGGCCGGCGCGATGGAAAACGTCGGCTTGGTGACCTTCCGAGAGCGCCTGCTGCTGGTCGACCCGGACAACGCCACCCCGGGCGACAAGTACGCGCTGCAGAGCGTCATGGCGCACGAGTTCGCGCATATGTGGTTCGGCAACTACGTCACCCCCGCCTGGTGGAACGACATCTGGCTCAACGAGGCGTTCGCCACCTGGATGGCCACGCGCACCCTCGCCGAGGTCGCGCCCGAGCTCGAACCGCGCATCGACGCGGTCAAAGGCTCGTTGCGGGTCATGAGCGCCGACGCCCTCGCGCATGCCCGCGCCATTCGCCAGCCGATTCGCGACGGCGGCGACGTGATGAACGCCTTCGACGGCATCACCTACACCAAGGGACGCGCCGTCTTGCAGATGTTCGAGTCTTGGCTGGGCGAGGAAGATTTTCGTGACGGCGTCCGCGCGCATCTGGAGGCCAACGCGCATGGAAACGGCACTACCAAAGAGCTTCTGAGCGCCTGGCAGGAGGTCTCCGGCAAGCCCGTCGAGCAGACCATTCGCCAGTTTTTGGATCAACCGGGCACGCCGCTCGTCGAGCTCGACTACAAGTGCGAGGCGGGCAAGACGACCGTGCAGCTCGAGCAGTCGCGCTACCTGCCCGCCGGCAGCACCGCCGACCACGGCGAGCCGTGGCATATCCCGATGTGCATCAAGTACGAGGCGGACGGCAAGGTCGTGCGCACCTGCGAGGTGCTCGACGCGCCTAAGAAGACGCTGACCCTCGCCGGCGATACCTGCCCGGCGTGGATCCACCCAAACGCCGACGAGGCCGGCTACTACCACTGGAAGCTCCCGGGCGACCACTTCGTGGCGCTCGCCAAAGACTACCGCGACGCGTTGAGCATGCCCGAGAAGGTCGCGCTCTTGCCGCACGCCAAGGCCCTGGTCGAAGCGCACGGTTTGGCCTACGGCGACTACTTGAAGCTCGTCGAGCATATGGCCCGTGAAGACCACCGCGTCATCGTCGGGCAGGTCATCGACGCGCTGTATGGCATCGACGAACACGCCGTCGACGAGACCAACCGCGCCCAATTCACCGCATGGGCCAAAAAGATCATCGACCCGCACGTCAATCGCCTCGGGTTCGCGCCCAAAGACGGCGAGCCCGCCGAAGACGGCTTGTTGCGCCCGAAGGTGATTCGTGCGGCGGCGGACTTGGCCAACGACACAAAGGTCATCGAGCAGGCGAAGGGCGTGGCCAAAGAGTACCTCCAAGATCCGACGAGCGTCTCGATTCCGCAGGCCAAGCTCGCCCTTCGTATCGCTGCCTGGAGCGGCGACGAGGCGCTCTGGAAGAAACTACGCGCCGCCATCACCAAGGCGCCGACTCCGTCGGCCCGCGTGGCGACCATCGGCGCGCTCGGGAGCTTCCGCAGCCCGGAACTCGTCAAACAGTCCCTCGAGCTGCTGCTCACCGACGCCATTCGCTCCCAGGATGCGTGGACGCTCATGGGACCGACGCTCGGCGAGCCCGAAACCCGCGAGGTCGCCTGGTCGTGGCTCGAGCAAAACTACGACGCGCTCGTCGAGAAGGTCGGCGCCAAGAGCGCGACCTCGCTCCCCTGGGTCGGCTCGGCGTTCTGCTCCAAGGCGCGCAAAGACCAGGTCGAGGCGTTCTTCAGCAAAGAGGAGCGCAAGGTCAAGGGCATGGAGCGCAACCTGGGCCAGGCCCTCGAGAGTATCGACCGCTGTGTGCGGTATCGGGAGTATATGGCCGAGGATGCGCGGGCGTTTTTGGAGGATATTTGA
- a CDS encoding PKD domain-containing protein, translating to MSTRPILAALFAVFAATSLSSTGCIDLGEVDCTSDEQCRYDRVCSPQGYCVSPNPTGPSPIEPGPDTGPDVPEPEPAPRIAANPARLVFERIGNSDPTWRRGWRETVIRNAGTLPLRIDAVSLTGDEAFELGTPPDAGWPDELAPGESFEVRVWYGTQSSAPMSAELVVESNDPRGPFTVPVSADQNPPCIEVEPERNMVFRPQAPGERIVKEIVITNCATRSNLALRAVRLEIDSGGGFYLPEDALPERLPELSALVDPGESVVIPIVYTGRSFEWNEGEVVIETNVPDKPVIRIGLLRETDANDCPVARAGARREGSDVTVPFVRSLRAQTGETVELSGLDSVDPDGDVERYSWEIVARPEGSESALMPNTFSSTVNLPLDVPGQYLVELDVWDDQGEASCGGVSRVTVVAE from the coding sequence ATGTCGACACGCCCGATACTCGCCGCGCTGTTCGCCGTTTTCGCCGCGACGTCTCTTTCGTCGACCGGGTGCATCGACCTCGGCGAGGTCGACTGCACCTCCGACGAGCAGTGTCGGTACGACCGGGTCTGCTCGCCGCAGGGATATTGCGTCTCGCCCAATCCGACTGGGCCTAGTCCCATCGAGCCGGGCCCCGATACCGGGCCCGACGTGCCCGAGCCGGAGCCCGCGCCGCGCATCGCGGCGAATCCGGCGCGGCTCGTCTTCGAGCGTATCGGCAACTCCGATCCCACCTGGCGGCGAGGGTGGCGTGAGACCGTCATTCGAAACGCAGGCACCCTTCCCTTGCGCATCGACGCCGTGAGCCTCACCGGCGACGAAGCGTTCGAGCTGGGAACGCCACCCGACGCGGGCTGGCCCGATGAACTCGCCCCCGGCGAGTCGTTCGAGGTGCGCGTGTGGTACGGAACTCAGTCGAGCGCGCCGATGAGCGCCGAACTCGTGGTCGAATCGAACGACCCGCGTGGCCCCTTTACCGTGCCGGTCTCTGCCGACCAGAACCCGCCGTGCATCGAGGTCGAGCCGGAGCGCAACATGGTGTTTCGCCCGCAGGCGCCCGGCGAGCGCATCGTCAAAGAGATCGTCATCACCAACTGCGCGACGCGGTCGAACCTCGCGCTCCGGGCCGTGCGCCTGGAGATCGACTCGGGCGGCGGCTTCTACCTGCCCGAGGATGCACTGCCGGAGCGACTACCCGAGCTCTCCGCGCTCGTCGACCCCGGCGAGTCGGTCGTCATCCCCATCGTCTATACAGGGCGCTCCTTCGAGTGGAACGAAGGCGAGGTCGTCATCGAGACGAACGTGCCCGACAAGCCAGTGATTCGCATCGGACTGTTGCGCGAGACCGACGCCAACGACTGCCCGGTCGCCCGCGCAGGCGCACGGCGAGAAGGCTCGGACGTCACGGTCCCGTTCGTGCGTAGCTTGCGCGCGCAGACCGGCGAGACGGTCGAGTTGAGCGGCCTGGACAGCGTCGACCCGGATGGAGACGTGGAGCGGTACTCGTGGGAGATCGTCGCGCGGCCGGAGGGATCAGAGTCGGCGTTGATGCCCAACACGTTCTCATCGACGGTGAATCTACCGTTGGACGTGCCCGGTCAGTACTTGGTGGAGTTGGATGTCTGGGATGATCAGGGAGAGGCGAGCTGTGGCGGGGTGTCGAGGGTGACGGTGGTGGCGGAGTAG